In Coregonus clupeaformis isolate EN_2021a chromosome 7, ASM2061545v1, whole genome shotgun sequence, one genomic interval encodes:
- the LOC121569383 gene encoding coiled-coil domain-containing protein 106 isoform X1, whose protein sequence is MFRKLYQTVLCNTDHAFLFPISHPSREMSSVWQQEPIVYSPSVEIDSSTMRRKARVGSSQHWLKQEHDLEVVKWESMTSGATSDVEQDNTPSSAVSTASQPEGSLPPRVMLTITKLQCMLESKQERIVALERQVEDLQQDRKFLRSQIENLTSQRSVPTFTTTATSASEAPKAGKSLYSEPKPRKRERVASSSSSFSNESGSEMSVSTVMSGASSDHKKRRHHKEKRRGKKGKDYSRKRATGVQYVIHRYKQVLSAFIKKKSMSGAFRHYGIDRNTIANTASIAELYLAAKETLPLVGMFRPREETLVSYAQKCALVIETDVALARKIEQMKATGELLPITVKKARVMHSAHQQLGGTAESLLMG, encoded by the exons ATGTTCAGAAAGTTATACCAAACAGTGCTTTGCAACACTGACCATGCCTTCCTCTTCCCTATCTCCCACCCAAGTAGAGAGATGTCCTCTGTGTGGCAACAGGAGCCTATAGTGTACTCCCCCAGTGTAGAGATCGATTCCAGCACCATGAGGAGGAAGGCCAGGGTGGGTTCCTCACagcactggcttaagcaggagcaTGACCTGGAAGTTGTCAAGTGGGAGAGCATGACCTCTGGGGCAACTAGCGATGTGGAGCAGGACAACACACCCAGCAGTGCTGTGTCCA CGGCCTCCCAGCCTGAGGGCAGCCTGCCTCCCCGGGTCATGCTGACCATCACCAAGCTGCAGTGCATGCTGGAAAGTAAACAGGAGCGCATCGTTGCCCTGGAGAGACAGGTTGAGGACCTGCAGCAGGACAGGAAGTTCCTCAGAAGCCAGATCGAGAACCTGACCAGCCAGCGCTCCGTCCCAACCTTCACTACCACTGCCACCTCAGCCTCTGAAG CACCTAAAGCGGGGAAGTCACTGTATTCCGAACCCAAACcacggaagagagagagggttgcaTCATCCAGCTCTTCCTTCAGTAATGAAAGCGGCTCAGAAATGTCTGTCTCCACCGTGATGTCCGGAGCCTCGAGCGACCACAAGAAGCGGAGACACCacaaggagaagaggagaggaaagaaagggaAAGACTACAGCAGGAAGAGAG CCACTGGTGTCCAGTACGTGATCCACCGCTACAAACAAGTCCTCTCGGCCTTCATCAAGAAGAAGAGCATGAGTGGCGCTTTCCGTCACTACGGCATCGACAGGAACACCATTGCCAACACGGCGTCCATCGCCGAGCTCTACCTGGCAGCCAAGGAGACCCTGCCGCTCGTGGGGATGTTCCGCCCGCGAGAGGAGACCCTGGTGAGCTACGCCCAGAAGTGCGCCCTGGTCATTGAGACTGATGTGGCGCTAGCCAGGAAGATTGAGCAGATGAAAGCCACAGGGGAGCTCCTGCCCATCACGGTGAAAAAGGCCAGGGTCATGCACTCTGCTCACCAACAGCTAGGGGGCACCGCTGAAAGCCTGTTAATGGGCTGA
- the LOC121569383 gene encoding coiled-coil domain-containing protein 106 isoform X2, whose product MSSVWQQEPIVYSPSVEIDSSTMRRKARVGSSQHWLKQEHDLEVVKWESMTSGATSDVEQDNTPSSAVSTASQPEGSLPPRVMLTITKLQCMLESKQERIVALERQVEDLQQDRKFLRSQIENLTSQRSVPTFTTTATSASEAPKAGKSLYSEPKPRKRERVASSSSSFSNESGSEMSVSTVMSGASSDHKKRRHHKEKRRGKKGKDYSRKRATGVQYVIHRYKQVLSAFIKKKSMSGAFRHYGIDRNTIANTASIAELYLAAKETLPLVGMFRPREETLVSYAQKCALVIETDVALARKIEQMKATGELLPITVKKARVMHSAHQQLGGTAESLLMG is encoded by the exons ATGTCCTCTGTGTGGCAACAGGAGCCTATAGTGTACTCCCCCAGTGTAGAGATCGATTCCAGCACCATGAGGAGGAAGGCCAGGGTGGGTTCCTCACagcactggcttaagcaggagcaTGACCTGGAAGTTGTCAAGTGGGAGAGCATGACCTCTGGGGCAACTAGCGATGTGGAGCAGGACAACACACCCAGCAGTGCTGTGTCCA CGGCCTCCCAGCCTGAGGGCAGCCTGCCTCCCCGGGTCATGCTGACCATCACCAAGCTGCAGTGCATGCTGGAAAGTAAACAGGAGCGCATCGTTGCCCTGGAGAGACAGGTTGAGGACCTGCAGCAGGACAGGAAGTTCCTCAGAAGCCAGATCGAGAACCTGACCAGCCAGCGCTCCGTCCCAACCTTCACTACCACTGCCACCTCAGCCTCTGAAG CACCTAAAGCGGGGAAGTCACTGTATTCCGAACCCAAACcacggaagagagagagggttgcaTCATCCAGCTCTTCCTTCAGTAATGAAAGCGGCTCAGAAATGTCTGTCTCCACCGTGATGTCCGGAGCCTCGAGCGACCACAAGAAGCGGAGACACCacaaggagaagaggagaggaaagaaagggaAAGACTACAGCAGGAAGAGAG CCACTGGTGTCCAGTACGTGATCCACCGCTACAAACAAGTCCTCTCGGCCTTCATCAAGAAGAAGAGCATGAGTGGCGCTTTCCGTCACTACGGCATCGACAGGAACACCATTGCCAACACGGCGTCCATCGCCGAGCTCTACCTGGCAGCCAAGGAGACCCTGCCGCTCGTGGGGATGTTCCGCCCGCGAGAGGAGACCCTGGTGAGCTACGCCCAGAAGTGCGCCCTGGTCATTGAGACTGATGTGGCGCTAGCCAGGAAGATTGAGCAGATGAAAGCCACAGGGGAGCTCCTGCCCATCACGGTGAAAAAGGCCAGGGTCATGCACTCTGCTCACCAACAGCTAGGGGGCACCGCTGAAAGCCTGTTAATGGGCTGA